A window from Saprospiraceae bacterium encodes these proteins:
- a CDS encoding PorP/SprF family type IX secretion system membrane protein — protein sequence MKWFFLIFCVYISGIVVYAQQRPQFSQYMLNKYYENPAYGGLERSLSVFTSYRDQYNSFPGNPRTFYLGADLPFYLWNGAIGFSLYNQSSGHLNNTNFRFSYNYVMGLESGFLSFGGRLGLDYMNFDGRKIITPDGDYEATINHKDPLLEANVFNGVGPSWEIGTYFMSAQWQGGITVSEFPSHSYGLGNASYTRRWGGSIFAEYKYEWDDRIKFYPSLLVKADPSVVQADISLVAILDRNIIGGVGMRGYSTSSFDAITILMGTNIGSKYKLYYSYDFGLSSLRTAHQGTHDIMLSYNLQKLIGLGLPPKIIYNPRDM from the coding sequence ATGAAATGGTTTTTTTTAATATTTTGTGTTTATATTTCTGGCATTGTGGTATATGCACAGCAAAGACCGCAGTTCAGTCAATATATGCTTAATAAGTATTATGAAAATCCGGCTTATGGCGGATTGGAACGGTCCTTGAGTGTGTTTACTTCCTATAGAGACCAATACAATAGCTTCCCGGGCAATCCACGTACATTTTATTTAGGTGCAGATCTTCCGTTTTATTTATGGAATGGGGCTATAGGTTTTTCATTATACAATCAGTCTTCAGGGCACTTAAATAATACTAACTTTAGATTTTCATATAATTATGTGATGGGGTTGGAATCCGGATTCCTTTCTTTTGGTGGCAGATTGGGTTTGGATTATATGAATTTTGATGGTCGTAAGATCATAACTCCGGATGGTGACTATGAAGCCACTATCAACCACAAGGACCCTTTGCTTGAGGCAAATGTTTTCAATGGAGTGGGACCTTCATGGGAGATAGGAACATATTTTATGAGCGCTCAGTGGCAAGGTGGAATTACTGTATCTGAGTTTCCATCTCACAGTTATGGATTGGGAAATGCTTCTTACACCAGAAGATGGGGCGGTAGTATTTTTGCAGAATACAAATATGAATGGGATGACAGGATAAAATTCTATCCTTCACTTTTGGTCAAGGCAGATCCTTCTGTAGTCCAGGCCGACATATCCTTGGTGGCAATACTGGACAGAAATATCATAGGAGGTGTAGGCATGAGAGGTTACAGTACATCATCGTTTGATGCCATAACTATTCTGATGGGTACCAATATCGGATCCAAATATAAACTGTATTATAGTTATGATTTTGGATTATCTTCATTGAGGACTGCGCATCAGGGCACACATGACATCATGCTTTCATACAATCTACAGAAATTAATAGGTTTGGGCTTGCCACCTAAAATTATTTATAATCCTAGGGATATGTAA
- a CDS encoding MBL fold metallo-hydrolase, protein MKITLLGTGTSQGIPVIGCRCTVCTSDDPRDYRLRTSALISIGEYNILIDAGPDFRQQMLIHKITHIDAILLTHEHNDHIIGLDDIRPFNFRQKIDMPIYGQKRVLDDIRLKFAYIFVESPYPGAPRVVLNAVSNHTDLEIFPGIIVQPIHVMHGTLPILGYRIGNLAYITDASYLDQTALKMLAGLDILILNALQHRKHYSHFSYDEAIIMAQNIQAKATYFIHMSHEMGLHTDMEHNFPEKIFPAHDGLVLETIDIIE, encoded by the coding sequence TTGAAAATTACACTTCTCGGGACGGGAACATCACAAGGTATACCTGTAATCGGATGTCGATGTACGGTGTGTACTTCTGATGATCCAAGAGATTACAGACTCAGGACATCCGCCTTAATCAGTATCGGCGAATATAATATTCTTATTGATGCAGGTCCTGATTTCAGACAACAGATGTTGATCCATAAAATCACACATATTGATGCCATACTTCTTACCCACGAACACAATGACCATATCATAGGGCTGGATGATATCCGACCTTTTAATTTCAGACAAAAGATAGACATGCCGATTTACGGGCAAAAAAGGGTGCTGGATGATATTCGGTTGAAGTTTGCCTATATTTTTGTAGAGAGCCCTTATCCTGGTGCTCCGCGGGTCGTCCTTAATGCTGTAAGTAACCATACAGATCTTGAAATTTTCCCCGGGATCATCGTCCAACCTATCCATGTGATGCATGGCACACTTCCTATATTGGGATATCGTATAGGAAATCTGGCCTATATCACCGATGCATCTTATCTGGATCAAACTGCACTTAAAATGCTTGCAGGACTGGATATCCTCATCTTAAATGCACTGCAACACAGAAAACATTACTCTCACTTCTCTTATGATGAAGCAATCATAATGGCTCAAAATATTCAGGCCAAAGCCACATACTTTATACATATGTCTCATGAAATGGGATTGCATACTGATATGGAACACAATTTTCCTGAAAAAATATTTCCGGCTCACGATGGATTGGTGTTAGAAACAATAGATATAATAGAGTAG